The sequence below is a genomic window from Caloramator mitchellensis.
GAGTAATTTTCTAGTATAAGCCCTCCAACTTTATTAATGGCTGCCCTGACTGCTGCAATTTGAATTAAAATGTCTGAACAGTTTTGGTCGGATTCCACCATCTTTTGAATTCCTTTAACCTGGCCCTCTATCCTTCTTAACCTCTTAATTATGTCGTCCTTTGAACAACATTGAACCATCATTACCCCACCTTACCTATAGTTTGTAAATTGAAGCTCTATTCCGTAGTC
It includes:
- a CDS encoding metal-sensitive transcriptional regulator; protein product: MVQCCSKDDIIKRLRRIEGQVKGIQKMVESDQNCSDILIQIAAVRAAINKVGGLILENYSKSCIAKAASQEMDNEKEISELIDVILKFMK